The DNA segment TTCCAGAGGGTGAGCTGGGCTCTGCCAGTATGACAATCTTCCAGGTGGGTGCTTGGTGTGCGTCAAAGACCAGTGGAACAAAATCCAGCGaatggttaaataaataatcccGCCTTAAGCACTGTGTCATTGATTCATGTACAGGGAGAGGACACTGGAGAGGAACAGAGTAGGAgagaacaaatgaaaaagacagacagagatctGCAAGCACAGAAGGAAGACAATGAGAGGAGGCGCATGAGAGACAAGCTCAGAGGTGAAAAGAAACACGTGCACACTGTGATCGCTGATGAGCTAACGTGCAGTACGCCATAGCCTCTGTAAATCACACACATGCTTCATGCTTTCCTGCACAAACAATCACACACTCCTACGCGCAGCTCTTATTGCCAGGTGGCATTGATGGATGCTCATCCCAGAGCGTATGAGTGTGTCATTGAAGAGCTTTGCACAATGGGTAATGGCTAATGCAGGTGTGAAAAACACACAGTAGGTGATTTACAacttgcctgtgtgtgtgtgtgtgtgtgtgtgtgtgtgtgtgtgtgtgtcacagagagTCTCATGAGCAAAGAGCTCGTGCATCAGGACCTTAAGGGGGTTCAGCTACATGCACTAGAGGAGGAGTGTCGGAAAGCTACACGCATGGCACTCGACAACTACAATCGAGCTCTGGTAAAGTGCAcgcatgtgcgcacacacacacacacacacacacacacacacacagatgcacacacacgccACCCGCTGATTTGGATGCTCAAAGCAAAATCCACTGGGGTTTTGAGTCCTGACATGGTGTTCTCAGGTGGGGtttagaaattaaaatagcTAATTGAAAATGTTAAGTGATGCATGCAAACACTTGCTGCAGGAAGGCGGCCATCATATTAGTTGGTACCGAGCAACATGGATGGTTAAACTGCTCTGATGTATGCGTGGGccctgtctgttttcaaaagccCCCATTTAGCTCTCCCCTCATTTGCCTGAGCACACTCGGTTGAATCCTCCATGGGGAGGCATCATTATGAATCCTTCAGGTCATGGTATTTTCCATGACTATTATGTGGTTTCTCTAATAACCACTCACATGCACGATGcacaagcaaatacaactgACTGAGTGGCTCTCTCAGGAGGACGTTCCCCATATGGCTGAGTCTTGACTCTATGTTAGAAGTAACCACATATTAGAGGTTTGGTTTTGTGAAGCTGCTGCTACTCTAACCATCGAGGGAATGATCAATCGACTTGCCCTGGATCAGTGGTAAGGCCTCACCATGCCGTGCTCCCCACAGGCTGCAGAGCGGGCAGAGAAACTGAAGGAGCAgcaaaggagagaagaaagggaGAATCTTGAAGATATGCTGCACACGGCGACATCCGACATGATGACAGAGTGTGCAGAGGCAGCGGAGAGAGAGGTGGAAAGGGGGAGGCCAACACGGGTTCTGATAGACAGATGGAAGGGGATGAGCGCTGAGCAGCTGAGCGCCATCCAAAGGGAGAGAGAAGAACAGCGTTTTGAGAGACAGGTACTGGagtcactttaaaataaaatactactCTAAAAGGGCACCGTGAATAGTTCATGGTCAAGTTGCATCTTACTCTTTTCCAAGCTCCTCCTCTGTTCTATCTTTCAGCAAAATTCCTTAAAAACTTTGGTTCCTGACCTTTTTAGCTCATGACCCTTTAAAGATAAAACACAGATGTATGATAAATTTAGGGAAAGGAAAGTTGTCCACAAACCCACAAACCATTCAGTGACCCTTTATGCCCCGTAGGGATCtgaattcattttatttctaaaggTCTAAAGGTTATAACCAAAGAGGTGTGAATCCTTGtgagaaaagtatttttttagCTGCCACCAGCTGTGTTATGGCTCGCTCTGACAGTTGGTCCACAGAAATTTCCCTGCCCTTTGGTAGTCGCAGTTTTTGCCCTCGGAGGATGAAATTTGACATGGAGGTTGCAGCTGTTGTGAATTCACGCttgttaaaaagtaaaaatacattttagagGCCTGAAGCCATAAAATCATCCAGTGCTTCAAAAAGAAGAATCTAAGactaaaaataaacttaattttgTGTGGCAAAGATACttatttttctgctttctgATCCTATTAACCATCTTGGATCCCCTCAGATGTATCTCGCAGCCCTTTGGTTAGTCCTAACCTCCAAGTTGGGAACCACTCTATCATAAGAAAGCATAAGATAAAATCTCAGTATCCAACATAACAGTTGCACTTAGGTTTAGCATTTACAACATTTATCTCTTGACATCTTCAGAGGCAACGTGATGCTGAGAAGATTCGGGACACAGCTCAGGAACTCCAGCTCCTGAAGCTGTCCagagaagcagaggaggaggagaggagagcagaaaagctgaggagagagaagaggattCAGACAGATCATTTCAACATGCAGCTGGCCAGAGAGCAGCAGGCACAGTGAGcactacacacacatatgtacactCCTCAGGCTGTAGTCAGCAAATGTATTTTGGGTGTAGGTGATTAAGTACTCCAATGTAGACTTAagatttaaaggaatatttcaccccccaaaatgatcatttgtatatcagtcacTCACCTGTGTTGCGTTGAATtcctgaagaaaacttttttctcacatgcctccaaagtgaacgaagaatccaaaaactgagaaaacgTGTGAAGAATTGAAGAAAAGGGGGCCATGTGTCACAACAGCAAATCTAAATCAAAAGATCTGGTTACAAACTCTCACTCCACTCATATAGTATAATCCAATTCTGATTCAttcagtcgtatgctcagtactctCCAAACATACAGCCCTTTCTAATGGGGGCCTAAACTGAAACTTGAAGTTATCTAAGCCAGACTCCCCTcacaaaagcagtaattttaccttgctgaacacaggagctactGGTCTATCATTGCCTTGAAtggcagtttgtttgtgtttatgtgtgattctgaactaaccctttaaaactccaaagtcacacaataataacacaaacaaagtaTGACTTGCATTCATCAAGAATCTTccccgtttttggattcttcgttcaccaaaGGCGTGTGAGACAAactacttttttcttttttgtaaattCAACATAATACAAGGTGAGAAAtgaatatacaaatggtcatttgaggGCGTGAGCATTCC comes from the Epinephelus lanceolatus isolate andai-2023 chromosome 8, ASM4190304v1, whole genome shotgun sequence genome and includes:
- the ribc1 gene encoding RIB43A-like with coiled-coils protein 1; its protein translation is MYKADLPVDQSIEKAVERRRSAETARKARIYNTRLRVLGLDLDALNKQVQEKKHQQNTELQWEKAFDKLREHHDEILLQQDIDEREKRAALHTDLTQYWATQQRVEDSRDADLKYGLKGAFRFTIPEGELGSASMTIFQGEDTGEEQSRREQMKKTDRDLQAQKEDNERRRMRDKLRESLMSKELVHQDLKGVQLHALEEECRKATRMALDNYNRALAAERAEKLKEQQRREERENLEDMLHTATSDMMTECAEAAEREVERGRPTRVLIDRWKGMSAEQLSAIQREREEQRFERQRQRDAEKIRDTAQELQLLKLSREAEEEERRAEKLRREKRIQTDHFNMQLAREQQAHQEYLNKKLYTNKPTKDYFYQFNTGSR